Proteins from one Streptomyces sp. NBC_00390 genomic window:
- a CDS encoding DNA polymerase III subunit alpha, giving the protein MPGFTHLHTVSGFSLRYGASHPERLAERAAERGMDALALTDRDTLAGAVRFAKACAREGIGVRPLFGVDLAVAERTHREGPAERRRTPVRGGAFIDESAPRTVFLARSRQGWAELCRMITAAHAADDGSPLLPWSDNHGDGLTVLLGPSSEVGRALTAGRPDRAAKLLAPWRERYGDRLCLEVVHHGREGTGPGSLRHAARTLGLAAEQGVRAVLTNAVRYADAGQGPVADVLDAARRLVPVDPRKGLDSGERWLKDPAAMAHLADRVAQAAGLRRDTAHRLLTMTEETAAACLVDPEDDLGIGAVHFPEPYLVGAEHRSAQRVLASRAAAGMVLRGYDGRRAYWERMHHELDIIAHHGFASYFLTVAQVVDDTRKMGIRVAARGSGAGSLVNHLLGIAHADPVEHGLLMERFLSKRRHVLPDIDIDVESARRIEVYRAIIGRFGEERVATVAMPETYRVRHAVRDVGAALSMDPADIDRIAKSFPHIRARDARAALEELPELRDVAKELKGHGRLWDLVESLDALPRGVAMHPCGVLLSDASLLARTPVVPTSGESLPMSQFDKDDVEELGLLKLDVLGVRMQSAMAHAVAEVRRATGREVDLDDPAQVPPGDPDTYALIKSTETLGCFQIESPGQRDLVGRLQPETFHDLVVDISLFRPGPVAADMVRPFIEARHGRAPIRFPHPDLEGPLKETYGVVVFHEQIIEMVNLMTGCGRDEADRVRRGLSDSESQGKIKVWFAQHAEARGYTPEVIARTWEIIAAFGSYGFCKAHAVAFAVPTYQSAWLKAHHPAAFYAGLLTHDPGMYPKRLLLADARRRGVPVLPLDVNRSAVAHRIELVSDGGRDVWGLRLALADVHGISEAEAARIEAGQPYSSLRDFWERAHPGRPVAERLAQVGALDAFGANRRDLMLHLTELHRGRRSPGAYGSQLPLGDGRKTAPVGLPDLGDTERLSAELGVLGMDASRHLMGDHHAFLAELGVVCAQRLRAAPHGQTVLVAGAKAATQTPPIRSGRRVIFTTLDDGTGLVDLAFFDDSHAACAHTVFHSWLLLVRGVVQRRGPRSLSVVGAAAWNLAELVELRRTGGLDAVAARLAAPAAEPEPEASSDSGRRIELPTGYRLNPWADLQPPGEKAATGRKLWHQSPGSAG; this is encoded by the coding sequence GTGCCCGGGTTCACGCATCTGCACACCGTGTCCGGGTTCTCCCTGCGGTACGGGGCGTCCCACCCGGAACGGCTTGCCGAGCGCGCCGCCGAGCGGGGTATGGACGCCCTCGCGCTGACCGACCGCGACACCCTCGCGGGCGCGGTCCGCTTCGCCAAGGCCTGCGCCAGGGAGGGCATCGGGGTACGGCCGCTGTTCGGGGTGGACCTCGCGGTGGCGGAGCGTACGCACCGGGAGGGGCCCGCCGAGCGGCGGCGCACCCCGGTGCGCGGCGGGGCGTTCATCGACGAATCCGCGCCTCGTACCGTCTTTCTCGCCCGCTCCCGCCAGGGCTGGGCCGAGCTGTGCCGGATGATCACCGCCGCCCATGCCGCGGACGACGGCAGCCCGCTGCTGCCCTGGTCCGACAACCACGGCGACGGACTGACCGTGCTGCTCGGCCCGTCGTCCGAGGTCGGCCGGGCGCTGACCGCGGGCCGGCCCGACCGTGCGGCGAAGCTGCTCGCGCCGTGGCGGGAGAGGTACGGCGACCGGCTGTGCCTGGAGGTCGTGCACCACGGCCGCGAGGGCACCGGCCCCGGCTCGCTGAGGCATGCCGCCCGTACCCTCGGCCTCGCCGCAGAGCAGGGTGTACGGGCCGTGCTGACCAACGCCGTCCGGTACGCCGACGCCGGGCAGGGCCCGGTCGCCGATGTCCTCGACGCGGCCCGCCGGCTCGTCCCCGTCGACCCGCGCAAGGGGCTCGACAGCGGCGAGCGCTGGCTCAAGGACCCGGCCGCGATGGCTCATCTCGCCGACCGGGTCGCCCAGGCCGCGGGCCTGCGGCGAGACACCGCGCACCGGCTGCTCACCATGACGGAGGAGACCGCCGCCGCATGTCTGGTCGACCCCGAGGACGACCTCGGGATCGGCGCCGTCCACTTCCCGGAGCCGTACCTCGTCGGCGCGGAGCACCGCAGTGCCCAGCGGGTGCTGGCCTCCCGGGCCGCCGCCGGAATGGTGCTGCGTGGTTACGACGGCCGGCGCGCCTACTGGGAGCGGATGCACCACGAGCTGGACATCATCGCCCACCACGGCTTCGCCTCCTACTTCCTGACGGTCGCCCAAGTCGTCGACGACACCCGGAAGATGGGCATCCGGGTCGCGGCGCGTGGCTCCGGGGCGGGGTCCCTGGTCAACCATCTCCTCGGTATCGCTCATGCCGATCCGGTCGAGCACGGGCTGCTGATGGAACGCTTCCTGTCCAAGCGGCGGCACGTACTGCCCGACATCGACATCGATGTGGAGTCCGCCCGCCGGATCGAGGTCTACCGCGCGATCATCGGCCGGTTCGGCGAGGAGCGGGTGGCGACCGTCGCCATGCCGGAGACCTACCGGGTGCGCCATGCGGTACGGGACGTGGGCGCGGCGCTGTCCATGGACCCCGCCGACATCGACCGGATCGCCAAGTCCTTCCCGCACATCAGGGCCCGTGACGCCCGCGCCGCGCTGGAGGAGCTGCCGGAACTGCGGGATGTGGCAAAGGAGCTGAAGGGTCACGGGAGGCTGTGGGATCTGGTCGAGTCGCTGGACGCACTGCCCCGCGGCGTCGCCATGCACCCGTGCGGAGTGCTGCTCTCCGACGCCTCGCTGCTCGCCCGTACCCCGGTGGTGCCCACCAGCGGCGAGAGCCTGCCCATGTCGCAGTTCGACAAGGACGACGTGGAGGAGCTCGGGCTGCTCAAACTGGACGTCCTGGGGGTGCGGATGCAGTCGGCGATGGCGCATGCGGTCGCCGAGGTGCGGCGGGCGACGGGCCGGGAGGTGGACCTCGACGACCCCGCTCAGGTACCGCCGGGCGACCCGGACACGTACGCGCTCATCAAGTCGACCGAGACGCTGGGCTGTTTCCAGATCGAGTCGCCGGGCCAGCGGGATCTGGTCGGACGCCTGCAGCCGGAGACCTTCCACGATCTGGTCGTCGACATCTCGCTGTTCCGGCCGGGGCCGGTCGCGGCCGACATGGTGCGCCCCTTCATCGAGGCCCGGCACGGGCGTGCGCCGATCCGCTTTCCGCACCCGGATCTGGAGGGACCGCTGAAGGAGACGTACGGGGTGGTCGTCTTCCACGAGCAGATCATCGAGATGGTGAACCTCATGACCGGCTGCGGCCGGGACGAGGCCGACCGGGTGCGGCGCGGACTCTCCGACTCCGAGTCGCAGGGGAAGATCAAGGTCTGGTTCGCGCAGCATGCGGAGGCGAGGGGGTACACGCCCGAAGTGATCGCCCGCACCTGGGAGATCATCGCGGCCTTCGGGTCGTACGGCTTCTGCAAGGCGCACGCGGTCGCCTTCGCCGTGCCGACCTATCAGTCGGCGTGGCTCAAGGCGCACCACCCGGCGGCCTTCTACGCAGGACTGCTCACCCACGACCCCGGGATGTATCCCAAGCGACTGCTGCTGGCGGACGCGCGGCGGCGCGGGGTTCCGGTGCTGCCGCTGGATGTGAACCGGTCGGCGGTCGCCCATCGAATCGAACTGGTGTCTGATGGTGGCCGGGATGTCTGGGGGCTGCGGCTCGCGCTCGCGGACGTCCATGGCATCAGCGAGGCCGAGGCGGCGCGGATCGAGGCCGGGCAGCCCTACTCCTCGCTGCGGGACTTCTGGGAGCGGGCTCACCCCGGCCGGCCCGTCGCCGAACGGCTCGCCCAGGTCGGCGCGCTCGACGCCTTCGGCGCGAACCGCCGCGATCTGATGCTGCACCTGACCGAACTCCACCGCGGCCGGCGGAGTCCGGGCGCGTACGGAAGCCAGCTCCCTCTGGGCGACGGGCGGAAAACGGCTCCGGTCGGACTGCCCGACCTGGGGGACACGGAACGCCTCAGCGCCGAGCTGGGCGTCCTCGGCATGGACGCCTCCCGTCATCTGATGGGGGATCACCACGCTTTCCTGGCCGAGCTGGGAGTGGTCTGCGCCCAGCGGCTGCGCGCGGCCCCGCACGGGCAGACGGTGCTGGTCGCGGGCGCGAAGGCAGCCACCCAGACACCGCCGATCCGGTCCGGCAGGCGGGTCATCTTCACCACCCTCGACGACGGCACCGGACTGGTCGACCTGGCCTTCTTCGACGACAGCCACGCCGCGTGCGCCCACACCGTCTTCCACTCCTGGCTGCTGCTGGTACGCGGGGTGGTGCAGCGGCGCGGACCGCGCAGCCTCAGCGTGGTCGGTGCGGCGGCCTGGAACCTGGCGGAGCTGGTGGAGCTGCGGCGTACGGGCGGACTCGACGCGGTCGCGGCCCGGCTGGCGGCCCCGGCGGCGGAACCGGAGCCGGAGGCATCGTCCGACAGCGGCCGCCGTATCGAACTGCCCACGGGCTACCGGCTCAACCCCTGGGCGGATCTGCAGCCGCCGGGTGAAAAGGCCGCCACCGGAAGGAAGTTGTGGCACCAGAGTCCAGGGAGCGCCGGATGA
- a CDS encoding PP2C family protein-serine/threonine phosphatase: MVEGSAGLAGLLAAAEARMPVESAEAVAFKLARSLDALSVSFLITDFTGNAVVRLTNTDAGEEREHIKLPGTIYEQVLRDQRVSVRPAPETDRQVQIVAPVTNRGDAIGLLEVFLPAAPESATVQTIAEAAHALAYILIANRRFTDLYQWGRRTLPVNLAAEIQNTLLPDSLTCEAPQFTVSGELIPAETIAGDTFDHSLDRHTLHVSITDAMGHNIRAALMATLLVGALRCARRRGADLAEQARQAHQALLDHGLLGPLVTGQLLRIDLQTGSAGFVNAGHPWPWRLRGGRLDHITPEIDPPFGAPLPHPHRVQSLQLQPGDRLILVTDGMLERNAAAEELPTLIKATRDWHPRETVHGLTQAVLHAQQGVLHDDATVVCLDWRGTQD, from the coding sequence ATGGTCGAGGGTTCTGCAGGGCTGGCCGGACTGCTTGCTGCGGCAGAGGCAAGGATGCCTGTCGAGTCGGCTGAGGCGGTCGCCTTCAAGTTGGCGAGGAGCCTGGACGCCCTATCCGTGTCCTTTCTGATCACTGACTTCACCGGCAACGCCGTCGTGCGTCTGACCAACACCGACGCCGGCGAGGAACGGGAGCACATCAAGTTGCCCGGCACCATCTATGAACAGGTACTGCGCGACCAGCGGGTGTCTGTCCGCCCAGCCCCGGAGACCGACAGGCAGGTCCAGATCGTGGCCCCAGTGACCAACCGCGGGGATGCCATCGGGCTTCTTGAAGTCTTCCTCCCTGCAGCTCCCGAATCCGCAACTGTGCAGACAATCGCCGAAGCGGCCCATGCTCTGGCCTACATCCTCATCGCCAACCGCCGTTTCACCGACCTGTACCAGTGGGGCCGCCGCACCCTCCCGGTGAACCTGGCCGCCGAGATTCAGAACACTCTCCTGCCCGACAGCCTCACCTGCGAAGCACCGCAGTTCACGGTCTCCGGGGAGCTGATCCCCGCCGAAACGATCGCTGGCGACACCTTCGATCACTCCCTCGACCGACACACCCTTCATGTGTCCATCACCGACGCCATGGGCCACAACATCCGTGCCGCCCTCATGGCCACCCTGCTTGTCGGCGCTCTGCGCTGTGCCCGGCGCCGTGGAGCCGACCTGGCCGAACAGGCCCGGCAGGCCCATCAGGCCCTGCTCGACCACGGACTCCTCGGCCCATTGGTCACCGGCCAGCTCTTGCGCATCGACCTGCAGACGGGAAGCGCCGGCTTCGTCAACGCCGGCCACCCCTGGCCCTGGCGCCTGCGCGGGGGACGCCTCGATCACATCACCCCCGAGATCGATCCGCCCTTCGGCGCCCCCCTGCCGCACCCGCACCGCGTCCAATCTCTCCAGTTGCAACCAGGTGACCGCCTCATCCTGGTCACCGATGGCATGCTCGAGCGCAACGCCGCCGCCGAAGAGCTTCCCACCCTGATCAAGGCCACCCGCGATTGGCATCCTCGCGAGACCGTTCACGGGCTTACCCAGGCCGTTCTGCATGCCCAGCAAGGTGTCCTGCACGACGACGCCACCGTGGTCTGCCTGGACTGGCGAGGCACCCAGGACTAG
- a CDS encoding esterase/lipase family protein — MLPWKRALRPLSALLLAVALAVTPAATATATTTAASTAAAPSSGWNDYSCKPSTAHPRPVVLVHGTLGNSIDNWLVLAPYLVKRGYCVFSLDYGQLPNVPFFHGLGPIDKSAEQLKAFVDKVLASTGAAKTDIVGHSQGGMMPRYYLKFLGGASKVNALVGLAPNNHGTTLNGFTELLPYFPGAEDLISTHTPGLADQMSGSAFMTRLNEGGDTVPGVRYTVIATRYDEVVTPFRSQYLNGANVRNVLLQDLCPIDLSEHLAIGVFDLIAYHEVANALDPANAKRTTCASVFG, encoded by the coding sequence ATGCTGCCCTGGAAACGTGCGCTCCGGCCTTTGTCAGCCCTGCTGCTGGCCGTAGCCCTCGCTGTCACCCCGGCCGCCACCGCCACCGCGACCACCACCGCCGCTTCCACCGCTGCCGCCCCCAGCAGTGGCTGGAACGACTACTCCTGCAAGCCCTCCACCGCCCACCCGCGCCCCGTGGTTCTTGTACACGGAACGCTCGGGAACTCCATCGACAACTGGCTCGTACTCGCCCCGTATCTGGTGAAGCGCGGCTATTGCGTCTTCTCTCTCGACTACGGACAGCTCCCCAACGTGCCCTTCTTCCACGGCCTCGGCCCTATCGACAAGTCGGCAGAACAGCTCAAAGCGTTCGTCGACAAGGTGCTCGCCTCGACCGGCGCGGCCAAGACCGACATAGTCGGCCACTCCCAGGGCGGCATGATGCCGCGCTACTACCTCAAGTTCCTGGGTGGCGCGTCCAAGGTGAACGCCCTGGTCGGCCTCGCGCCGAACAACCACGGCACCACGCTCAACGGGTTCACCGAGCTGCTGCCGTACTTCCCCGGTGCGGAGGACCTGATCAGCACCCACACCCCCGGACTCGCCGATCAGATGTCCGGCTCCGCCTTCATGACCAGACTCAACGAAGGCGGCGACACCGTGCCCGGCGTGCGCTACACCGTCATCGCCACCCGCTACGACGAGGTGGTCACACCGTTCCGCTCGCAGTATCTGAACGGGGCGAACGTGCGCAACGTCCTGCTCCAGGACCTGTGCCCGATCGACCTGTCCGAGCACCTGGCCATCGGCGTCTTCGACCTGATCGCCTACCACGAGGTGGCCAACGCCCTTGACCCGGCGAACGCCAAGCGCACCACGTGCGCATCCGTCTTCGGCTGA
- the fxsT gene encoding FxSxx-COOH system tetratricopeptide repeat protein → MWRTLASAVAGLLVLFVGSLAFNAASGQSRWPGPLDFVRVHPWVVLLVLIPMALIGLWQAPRRDRAQAPPAPMAYRLPPRNTNFTGRDATLREVRQRLTSMNDVATLAVHGLGGVGKTQLAVEYAYRHLSKYRFVAFVDAEHPDLVARQFVSLADELGLTEVNSGQAIPRVYGKLQDRRPWLIIFDNGEKPGTLTHALPSGGPAGNGHVIVTTRVSGWSSRADVIDLDVFTRRESVELLIRRVPGMSEEVADRIAGQLGDLPLALEQAVGYMDYNHTAPEEYLSLLTSRLEDMIGQGELTDRPAVVVATLWQLSVRRLEAEQPQAVRLLELCALLAPEPIPLDLFTGSPDLLNVPAADPLAWDTTVGALAGLGLARRGNASLVLHRLVQAAVRAAMPDAVHTDARVRLCRALLAAVPQDIHADPDARPRWQELLPHVIAVTKDDPPAECAAETAVLLRLASEFLIQIGDCSVALPLCERALAIDESLDGRDAEVGFDLITLAQVHRDLGAPERARPPAERALRLHDSCLPADSPAIATDLATLARILCILGDHEAARPLAERALRIDEAAYGPHDPYVSFDLVALANVHVDLGDHATALPLISRALQIREASYASDHLYIGYVLLFQARVLHHLDDPTAADFARRGAQILHTRLGQTHPKTEDAFALVNRLR, encoded by the coding sequence ATGTGGCGAACACTGGCCAGCGCGGTGGCCGGTTTGCTCGTGCTGTTCGTCGGCAGTCTTGCCTTCAACGCGGCGTCCGGCCAGAGCCGTTGGCCGGGGCCGCTCGACTTTGTGCGGGTCCACCCGTGGGTGGTGCTCCTCGTCCTGATACCCATGGCATTGATCGGACTGTGGCAGGCGCCGCGCCGCGACCGTGCGCAGGCCCCGCCCGCGCCCATGGCGTACCGGCTGCCGCCGCGCAACACCAACTTCACCGGCCGTGACGCCACACTGCGGGAGGTGCGGCAGCGCCTCACCTCGATGAACGACGTCGCGACGCTGGCCGTGCACGGGCTGGGTGGCGTCGGCAAGACCCAGCTCGCGGTCGAGTACGCGTACCGCCACCTGTCGAAGTACCGGTTCGTCGCGTTCGTGGATGCCGAGCACCCCGATCTGGTGGCGCGGCAGTTCGTATCGCTGGCCGACGAGCTGGGACTGACGGAGGTGAACTCCGGCCAGGCCATTCCACGGGTGTATGGCAAGCTGCAGGACCGCAGGCCCTGGCTGATCATCTTCGACAACGGGGAGAAACCCGGCACGCTCACGCACGCGCTGCCGTCGGGCGGTCCGGCGGGCAACGGCCATGTCATCGTCACGACCAGGGTGAGCGGCTGGTCGAGCAGAGCCGACGTCATCGACCTGGACGTGTTCACCAGGCGGGAGTCGGTGGAGCTGCTGATCCGGCGGGTGCCCGGCATGAGCGAGGAGGTGGCGGACCGGATCGCCGGACAACTGGGGGATCTGCCGCTGGCGTTGGAGCAGGCGGTCGGGTACATGGACTACAACCACACGGCGCCCGAGGAGTACCTGTCTCTGCTGACGTCGCGGCTGGAGGACATGATCGGGCAGGGCGAGCTGACCGACCGGCCTGCGGTGGTGGTCGCGACCCTGTGGCAGCTCAGTGTGCGGAGGCTGGAGGCGGAGCAGCCCCAGGCGGTGCGGCTGCTGGAGCTGTGTGCCCTGCTGGCGCCGGAGCCGATCCCGCTGGACTTGTTCACCGGCAGCCCCGACCTGCTGAACGTACCCGCAGCCGACCCGCTGGCATGGGACACGACGGTCGGCGCCCTGGCCGGTCTGGGACTCGCGAGGCGCGGGAACGCGTCCCTGGTGCTGCACCGTCTGGTTCAGGCCGCAGTCCGGGCCGCGATGCCGGACGCGGTGCACACGGACGCTCGGGTCCGGCTGTGTCGTGCGCTGCTTGCGGCCGTGCCGCAGGACATCCACGCCGACCCGGATGCGCGGCCGCGATGGCAGGAGCTGCTCCCGCACGTCATCGCGGTGACCAAGGACGATCCGCCGGCCGAGTGCGCCGCGGAGACTGCGGTGCTACTGAGGCTGGCGTCGGAGTTCCTCATCCAGATCGGGGATTGCTCGGTCGCGCTGCCCCTGTGCGAACGTGCCCTCGCGATCGACGAGTCGCTCGACGGCCGGGACGCGGAGGTCGGCTTCGACCTGATCACCCTGGCGCAGGTCCACCGGGACCTCGGCGCGCCGGAGAGGGCACGCCCGCCGGCGGAACGCGCGCTGCGCCTGCACGATTCCTGCCTGCCGGCGGACAGTCCCGCCATCGCCACGGACCTTGCCACGCTGGCGCGGATACTCTGCATTCTCGGCGATCACGAGGCGGCGCGGCCACTGGCCGAGCGAGCGCTGCGGATCGACGAGGCGGCGTACGGGCCGCATGATCCCTACGTGAGCTTCGACCTGGTAGCGCTGGCGAACGTCCACGTCGACCTCGGCGACCACGCCACGGCCCTGCCGCTGATCTCGCGGGCGCTGCAGATCCGCGAGGCCAGTTACGCGTCGGACCATCTGTACATCGGGTACGTCCTGCTGTTCCAGGCCCGAGTCCTGCACCACTTGGACGACCCGACCGCAGCGGACTTCGCGCGCCGGGGTGCCCAGATCCTGCACACCCGGCTGGGCCAGACCCACCCCAAGACCGAGGATGCGTTCGCGCTGGTCAACCGTCTGCGTTGA
- a CDS encoding lytic polysaccharide monooxygenase auxiliary activity family 9 protein yields the protein MTARRKAFTVAALGLAPLALAGLATAPASAHGSMTDPVSRVSACFAEGPENPTSAACKAAIAASGTQAFYDWNEVNIANAAGNHEQLIPDGKLCSAGRDKYKGLDLPRADWPSSPMSAGNRTFTYKATAPHKGSFELYLTKDGYDPAKPLTWSDLEEKPFAKVTDPKLENGAYVFNGIVPKKSGRHLIYSIWQRSDSPEAFYTCSDVVFGKDNGGGAPAPTASAPTEEEIEEGAEQSTVDHEGHGGDGPDDSSGAGSGKDDAAQSGEGGGNAPEANAAAEPAEADGAGAGSAPAAGSDNLAETGGDSSTPYLAVGGAAALALGAAALFGTARRRAVSASGGRHAR from the coding sequence ATGACCGCTCGCCGTAAGGCCTTCACGGTCGCCGCACTCGGACTCGCGCCGCTCGCGCTGGCCGGGCTGGCCACCGCGCCCGCGTCCGCACACGGTTCGATGACGGACCCGGTCAGCCGGGTGTCCGCCTGCTTCGCCGAGGGGCCGGAGAACCCGACGTCGGCGGCGTGCAAGGCGGCGATCGCGGCCAGCGGTACGCAGGCCTTCTACGACTGGAACGAAGTCAACATCGCCAACGCCGCAGGAAATCACGAGCAGTTGATCCCGGACGGCAAGCTGTGCAGCGCCGGGCGGGACAAGTACAAGGGGCTCGATCTGCCGCGCGCCGACTGGCCGTCCTCGCCGATGAGCGCCGGCAACCGTACTTTCACGTACAAGGCGACCGCACCTCACAAGGGGTCCTTCGAGCTGTACCTGACCAAGGACGGCTACGACCCGGCCAAGCCGCTGACGTGGTCGGATCTGGAAGAGAAGCCGTTCGCCAAGGTGACGGACCCCAAGCTGGAGAACGGGGCCTACGTCTTCAACGGCATCGTGCCCAAGAAGTCCGGCCGTCATCTCATCTACTCCATCTGGCAGCGTTCGGACTCGCCCGAGGCCTTCTACACCTGCTCCGACGTGGTGTTCGGCAAGGACAACGGGGGTGGCGCGCCCGCGCCGACCGCCTCCGCGCCCACCGAGGAGGAGATCGAGGAGGGCGCCGAGCAGTCCACGGTCGACCACGAGGGCCACGGTGGCGACGGTCCCGACGACAGCAGCGGCGCAGGCAGCGGCAAGGACGACGCGGCGCAGAGCGGCGAGGGCGGCGGCAACGCGCCCGAGGCGAACGCCGCCGCCGAGCCCGCCGAGGCCGATGGCGCCGGGGCCGGCTCCGCTCCCGCGGCGGGCAGCGACAACCTCGCCGAGACGGGCGGCGACAGCAGTACGCCGTACCTCGCGGTCGGCGGCGCGGCCGCGCTGGCGCTCGGAGCTGCGGCGCTGTTCGGCACGGCCCGTCGCAGGGCCGTATCGGCGAGCGGCGGGCGGCACGCCCGCTGA
- a CDS encoding TOPRIM nucleotidyl transferase/hydrolase domain-containing protein, which yields MTDMGSFQEAVTAWAAGGPGDPARELAARLPVRAAVLLEGPSDVAAVSALAASRGRNLAAEGICLLSMGGAMNVGRFARLLGPAGLGLRLTGLCDEAERRYYARGLERAGAAQQGFFACAADLEDELIRALGVTRVEELVRAEGDLRALQTFLRQPAQRGRTSQQQLRRFLGTTRGRKIRYGRVLVEALDPDGVPAPLDGLLTSL from the coding sequence GTGACTGACATGGGATCGTTCCAGGAGGCGGTTACCGCGTGGGCGGCCGGTGGCCCCGGTGACCCCGCGCGCGAGCTGGCCGCACGGCTGCCCGTCCGGGCAGCCGTCCTGCTCGAAGGGCCGAGCGACGTCGCAGCGGTCAGCGCGCTGGCCGCGAGCCGCGGCCGGAACCTGGCGGCCGAAGGAATCTGCCTCCTGTCGATGGGCGGTGCGATGAACGTCGGGCGCTTTGCCCGCCTCCTCGGGCCAGCCGGCCTGGGCCTCCGCCTCACGGGACTGTGCGACGAGGCGGAGCGTCGCTACTACGCCCGCGGCCTGGAGCGGGCCGGTGCGGCACAGCAAGGGTTCTTCGCCTGCGCGGCGGATCTGGAGGACGAGCTCATCCGCGCGCTGGGCGTGACACGGGTGGAGGAGCTCGTCCGGGCGGAGGGCGACCTGCGCGCCCTTCAGACCTTCCTGCGCCAGCCCGCACAGCGGGGCCGCACCTCACAGCAGCAGTTGCGGCGCTTCCTCGGCACGACGAGAGGGCGCAAGATCCGCTACGGCCGCGTCCTCGTCGAGGCCCTCGACCCCGATGGCGTACCAGCCCCACTCGACGGCCTGCTCACCAGCCTCTGA
- a CDS encoding DNA polymerase Y family protein, with translation MILCVRFLLPPSGSAADGAETLLPALLGLAEGISPVVQALPPDAALIDVRGAERYFGRDAAQLASLLRVRALAHCGVDCVVGAGPGPMLARMAAQVAEPGTTMVVTEDEAVGFLADKPVAALDGVGRATARTLCDYGLDSAGRVAAAPLAVLQRIIGARAGREVWERARGIDRTTVAPNAVSASIAAQRAFPHDELDQVHHRRALLSIAGELGARMRGERQVCRSLTLTVRYADRSTTIRTRALREPTAHSVALTDAAYALHESLGLQRARVRSLALRAEGLTPAEQAARQLTFDPADERARRIEAVADRARARFGPRVIVPGSLAA, from the coding sequence ATGATCCTCTGCGTACGCTTTCTGCTTCCGCCGTCCGGGTCCGCGGCAGACGGGGCCGAGACGCTGCTGCCCGCGCTGCTCGGTCTTGCCGAGGGCATCAGCCCCGTCGTGCAGGCGCTGCCGCCCGACGCCGCGCTCATCGACGTCCGGGGCGCCGAACGGTACTTCGGGCGGGACGCCGCCCAACTCGCCTCGCTGCTGCGGGTGCGGGCGCTCGCGCACTGCGGCGTGGACTGTGTGGTCGGGGCCGGTCCGGGGCCGATGCTGGCCAGGATGGCGGCCCAGGTCGCCGAGCCCGGTACGACCATGGTGGTGACGGAGGACGAGGCCGTCGGATTCCTGGCCGACAAGCCGGTCGCCGCGCTGGACGGGGTGGGCCGGGCGACGGCCCGCACCCTGTGCGACTACGGTCTCGACTCCGCCGGCCGGGTGGCTGCCGCGCCGCTCGCCGTGCTCCAGCGGATCATCGGCGCGCGGGCCGGGCGCGAGGTGTGGGAGCGGGCTCGCGGCATCGACCGTACGACGGTCGCCCCGAACGCCGTCTCTGCCTCGATCGCCGCCCAACGGGCATTCCCTCACGACGAGTTGGACCAGGTGCACCATCGCAGGGCACTGCTCTCGATCGCCGGGGAGCTGGGCGCCCGGATGCGTGGCGAGCGCCAGGTGTGCCGGTCGCTGACCCTCACCGTGCGCTACGCCGACCGGTCCACGACCATCCGCACCCGTGCACTGCGCGAGCCGACCGCCCACTCCGTGGCGCTCACCGACGCGGCGTACGCGCTCCATGAGTCGCTGGGTCTGCAGCGGGCCCGGGTGCGGAGCCTCGCGCTGCGCGCCGAAGGGCTGACGCCCGCCGAACAGGCCGCCCGGCAGCTGACGTTCGACCCGGCGGACGAGCGGGCGCGCCGGATCGAGGCGGTGGCGGACCGGGCGCGGGCGCGGTTCGGGCCGCGGGTGATCGTGCCGGGATCGCTCGCGGCGTAA